In Bombina bombina isolate aBomBom1 chromosome 6, aBomBom1.pri, whole genome shotgun sequence, a single genomic region encodes these proteins:
- the LOC128662484 gene encoding LOW QUALITY PROTEIN: probable serine/threonine-protein kinase clkA (The sequence of the model RefSeq protein was modified relative to this genomic sequence to represent the inferred CDS: inserted 2 bases in 1 codon), translating into NSNNYNNNDSNNMNSNNNSNNENNNDNNNDNNNDSNNMNSNNNSNDXNNINSNNNNNNNNNNNNNNSNNNSNNDNSNNNNSNNNSNNNNDNNNNNNYSNNSNSNSNNDNNSNSNNYNNISNNNNKNNNDDNNSNNNNNNNNNNNNNNNSNNNNNNNSNNNNYNNISNNNNTTNNDDNNNNNNNDDNNSNNNDDNNSNNNNNNISNNNNNNNNDNNNSNNNNNNISNNNNNNNNNNNNNNNDDDNNSNNNNNNISNNNNNSNNNNNNNNNDDNNSNNNNNNISNNNNNSNNNNNNNNDDNNSNNNNNNISNNNNNNNNNNNNNDDNNSNNNNNNISNNNNNSNNNNNNNNNDDNNSNNNNNNISNNNNNNNNNNNNNDDNNSNNNNNNISNNNNNSNNNNNNNNNDD; encoded by the exons aatagtaataattataataataatgatagtaataatatgaacagtaataataatagtaataatgaaaataataatgataataataatgataataataatgatagtaataatatgaacagtaataataatagtaatga aaataatattaatagtaataataataataataataataataataataataataataatagtaataacaatagtaataatgataatagcaataataataacagtaataacaatagtaataataataatgataataataataataataattatagtaataatagtaatagcaATAGTAATAacgataataatagtaatagtaataattataataatattagtaataataataataagaataataatgatgataataatagtaataataacaataataataataataataataacaataataataacagtaataataataataataataatagtaataataataattataataatattagtaataataataatactactaataatgatgataataataacaataataataatgatgataataatagtaataataatgatgataataatagtaataataacaataataatattagtaataataataacaataataataatgataataataatagtaataataacaataataatattagtaataataataataataataataataataataataataataataatgatgatgataataatagtaataataacaataataatattagtaataataataataatagtaataataataataataataataataatgatgataataatagtaataataacaataataatattagtaataataataataatagtaataataataataataataataatgatgataataatagtaataataacaataataatattagtaataataataataataataataataataataataataatgatgataataatagtaataataacaataataatattagtaataataataataatagtaataataataataataataataataatgatgataataatagtaataataacaataataatattagtaataataataataataataataataataataataataatgatgataataatagtaataataacaataataatattagtaataataataataatagtaataataataataataataataataatgatgat